One window of Bacillus alkalicellulosilyticus genomic DNA carries:
- a CDS encoding sodium:calcium antiporter gives MDYLVFLLFFLAAVVTVITAIKLSTYADALSEKTKLGGMLVGTILLAGATSLPEVTTSVSAVILDTPDIAIGNVLGSNMFNLLILASFDLYYRKRQILKDAAKEHFYTASLGLLLAATALLALTVKIDIEILNIGLDTFSILLIYIIGMYTITRISKNEPRVIPVPEVEDNTKLNTSAITLRRAIVGFAVSAVVIMIVGTVLTFTGDRIAVITGLGASFVGSFLIAATTSLPEAVSVLIAIQLRNYNLAIGSLLGSNLFNMIILAGTDVIYRQGPILSFVSPAHQITAGAVSILSVIVLFSLIRKRYGSPFTYAIPSILLILVYFISSYLIFVN, from the coding sequence ATGGATTATTTGGTGTTTTTACTTTTTTTTCTTGCAGCTGTCGTAACAGTGATTACAGCTATAAAACTGTCAACATACGCAGATGCACTGAGTGAAAAAACAAAACTTGGAGGCATGCTAGTTGGAACAATCTTACTTGCTGGAGCGACTTCATTACCAGAGGTCACTACAAGTGTTTCTGCCGTCATTTTAGATACTCCTGATATTGCTATTGGGAATGTACTCGGTAGTAATATGTTTAATTTACTTATTTTAGCTAGCTTTGATTTATATTATCGAAAACGACAAATTTTAAAAGACGCTGCTAAAGAACATTTTTACACGGCAAGCTTAGGACTTCTGCTTGCGGCTACAGCTCTTCTTGCCCTCACAGTAAAGATTGATATTGAAATTTTGAACATTGGTCTAGATACGTTTAGTATCCTGCTTATTTACATCATTGGAATGTATACAATTACAAGGATATCTAAAAATGAACCAAGAGTTATACCTGTCCCTGAAGTAGAAGATAATACGAAATTGAACACGTCAGCCATCACGTTACGTAGAGCCATTGTAGGATTCGCCGTTTCAGCTGTTGTTATTATGATAGTTGGTACAGTACTGACCTTTACAGGTGACCGCATTGCAGTTATTACAGGGTTAGGGGCTAGCTTTGTTGGAAGCTTTCTGATTGCAGCAACTACATCTTTGCCAGAAGCAGTTTCTGTGCTGATTGCGATACAGCTTAGGAATTATAATTTAGCGATAGGTTCTCTATTAGGTAGTAATTTATTTAATATGATTATACTAGCTGGAACCGATGTGATTTATCGACAAGGGCCGATCCTATCGTTCGTTTCACCTGCTCATCAAATTACAGCTGGAGCCGTTTCTATATTATCTGTTATTGTTCTTTTCTCGTTAATTAGAAAAAGATATGGTTCACCATTCACATATGCAATACCATCTATCTTGCTCATACTGGTCTACTTCATATCATCTTATTTAATCTTCGTAAATTAA
- a CDS encoding TlpA family protein disulfide reductase, protein MNKNIKVTFLFSLLFFLMFTIGFLYENSVPVQTQVATAVAQTTAIGSFEGKQAIDFTLQDRNGAEVSLHSYKGKNVVLNFFATWCSPCQEEMPVLVKLDEQLGENSVVLGVNMTSQEKSQQDVQPFLEYFNAKYKVLFDTEGDVLKKYSLIGIPTTFIINKDGIIIKRINGVITEEMLPEIVNLLNYNE, encoded by the coding sequence TTGAATAAAAATATAAAGGTTACATTTTTATTTAGTTTGTTATTTTTTCTGATGTTTACGATAGGTTTTTTATATGAAAATTCCGTTCCCGTTCAAACACAAGTAGCAACAGCGGTTGCTCAAACAACTGCAATTGGTTCATTTGAAGGAAAGCAAGCCATTGATTTTACATTGCAGGACAGAAATGGAGCTGAAGTGTCACTTCATTCATATAAGGGGAAAAACGTAGTCCTTAACTTTTTTGCAACATGGTGTTCCCCGTGTCAAGAAGAGATGCCAGTGTTAGTCAAGTTAGACGAACAACTAGGTGAGAATAGTGTTGTTCTTGGAGTGAATATGACGAGTCAGGAGAAAAGTCAACAGGACGTCCAACCGTTTCTAGAGTACTTTAATGCAAAATACAAAGTATTATTTGACACAGAAGGTGACGTATTGAAGAAATACAGTCTCATCGGAATTCCAACTACATTTATTATCAACAAGGACGGAATAATAATAAAAAGAATCAACGGTGTCATTACAGAAGAGATGCTTCCTGAAATCGTGAATTTACTGAACTATAATGAATAA
- a CDS encoding MGDG synthase family glycosyltransferase, with the protein MNRPLIFSASIGHGHQQAAKALHDELETRGYEPEIIDTFQSISPLLHNCVLHAYLKLLKHSPNLWRKIYFGSEKRLDFLYLDKFGILFVEKLTKLIEKRNTPFIISTHPFVTAFLTTLKRKKKMDIPLYTVITDFVMHRAYLREEIDGYFTADPRCRQFAATYNLPQDRFMTTGIPVPKNPAFTRSKWRSRYELGIDHDKKVVLIAGGGIGLTNYERVVHSLEKCHRDLLILCMTGHNKKVEKKVKGIRTKHEVQVIPFTEKFLDYLRASDAIISKSGGLTMAEALICETPIIIYQPVPGHEEHNAKFLMENGVAVRAEEEDDIPLLVNRVFKRRTHDTMKKSAKKLKKPGAAIQIIENIISNMEQKQEAIR; encoded by the coding sequence ATGAATCGTCCCCTTATCTTTTCAGCTTCAATCGGCCATGGACACCAACAGGCAGCTAAGGCCTTGCATGATGAACTCGAAACAAGGGGTTATGAACCCGAAATTATTGATACCTTTCAATCGATTAGTCCACTCCTTCATAATTGTGTATTACATGCGTATTTAAAGTTGCTTAAACATAGTCCGAATCTATGGAGAAAGATTTACTTTGGTTCAGAAAAACGGTTAGATTTTCTTTATTTAGATAAGTTTGGAATATTGTTTGTTGAGAAGCTAACGAAGTTAATTGAAAAAAGGAATACGCCATTTATTATTTCGACGCATCCATTTGTGACGGCTTTTTTAACTACATTAAAACGAAAAAAGAAAATGGATATCCCTTTGTATACAGTGATTACTGATTTTGTAATGCATCGGGCCTACTTACGAGAAGAAATAGATGGCTATTTTACAGCAGACCCACGTTGTCGACAGTTTGCTGCTACGTATAATTTACCACAAGACCGATTTATGACTACAGGAATTCCTGTACCGAAGAATCCGGCATTTACGCGATCAAAGTGGAGAAGTCGCTATGAACTTGGGATAGATCATGATAAAAAAGTCGTACTTATTGCTGGCGGAGGAATTGGTTTAACCAACTATGAGAGAGTCGTTCATTCCTTGGAAAAGTGTCATCGTGACTTATTGATTTTATGTATGACGGGCCATAATAAGAAAGTGGAAAAGAAAGTAAAGGGGATTCGCACAAAACATGAAGTGCAAGTCATTCCTTTTACAGAAAAATTTCTTGATTATCTCCGTGCAAGTGATGCTATTATTTCTAAATCTGGCGGCTTAACCATGGCTGAAGCACTTATTTGTGAAACACCAATCATCATCTACCAACCAGTACCTGGACATGAAGAGCATAATGCAAAATTCTTAATGGAAAATGGAGTTGCTGTTCGAGCAGAAGAAGAGGATGACATTCCATTGCTCGTCAATCGTGTTTTTAAAAGAAGAACGCACGATACCATGAAAAAGTCTGCCAAAAAACTAAAAAAACCAGGGGCAGCGATTCAAATTATTGAAAACATCATCAGTAATATGGAACAAAAACAAGAGGCTATTCGATAG
- the trpS gene encoding tryptophan--tRNA ligase, with the protein MKTVFSGIQPSGTLTLGNYLGAMQHFVNLQHDHNCYFCIVDQHAITVPQDRLKLRENIRSLAALYIAAGIDPSKSTLFIQSEVPAHAQLAWIMQCISYIGELERMTQFKDKSDGKEAVSASLLTYPPLMAADILLYKTDIVPVGEDQKQHLELTRNLAERFNKKYNDIFTIPEVKIPKVGARIMSLNDPSKKMSKSNPNEKSYISMLDDEKTIIKKIKSAVTDSDGSVHYDKEAKPAIANLLSIYSLCSGKSIDDIVEEYKDKGYGDFKNDLAHVVVDTLKPIQEKYYQLIHSEELDSILDQGRDKANQVASKMVEKAERAMGLGRKRR; encoded by the coding sequence ATGAAAACAGTATTTTCAGGTATTCAACCAAGTGGAACCCTTACACTTGGAAATTATTTAGGCGCTATGCAGCACTTTGTGAACCTTCAACATGACCATAATTGTTATTTTTGTATTGTTGACCAACATGCGATAACCGTTCCGCAAGATAGACTAAAGCTTCGTGAAAACATTAGAAGCCTCGCTGCCCTTTATATAGCAGCTGGCATCGACCCTTCAAAATCAACGTTATTCATTCAATCTGAAGTACCTGCACATGCCCAATTAGCTTGGATCATGCAGTGTATCTCATACATTGGTGAACTTGAGAGAATGACACAATTTAAAGATAAATCAGATGGGAAAGAAGCTGTATCTGCTTCATTGCTTACCTATCCTCCTTTAATGGCTGCAGACATTCTCTTATATAAAACTGATATCGTTCCAGTAGGCGAGGACCAAAAGCAGCATTTAGAATTGACTCGAAATTTAGCTGAGCGTTTCAACAAAAAATATAATGACATCTTCACGATTCCAGAAGTAAAAATCCCTAAAGTTGGGGCAAGAATTATGTCATTAAATGACCCATCGAAAAAAATGAGTAAGTCTAACCCGAATGAAAAAAGTTATATTTCTATGCTTGATGATGAAAAAACAATCATCAAAAAAATCAAAAGTGCTGTTACGGATTCAGATGGTTCTGTTCATTACGATAAAGAAGCAAAACCAGCCATTGCCAACTTGCTTTCGATATATTCATTATGCTCAGGAAAGTCAATTGATGACATTGTTGAGGAGTATAAAGATAAAGGCTATGGTGATTTCAAAAACGATTTAGCCCACGTTGTTGTAGATACTTTAAAACCGATTCAAGAAAAATACTACCAGTTAATTCATTCCGAAGAATTAGATAGCATTCTTGACCAAGGTAGAGACAAAGCAAACCAAGTAGCTTCAAAAATGGTTGAAAAAGCCGAGAGAGCTATGGGCTTAGGAAGAAAACGAAGATGA
- a CDS encoding YjbA family protein, translated as MVHIRDVWVNWFEGEENGYNVCDFFEWRSDDRIEVLDQAFVVKVNEELFDYIENNICELPDSLLDAVYQKSYLRKNMSRIQLDYCFIATDGKRIIAVDTIGYRTPIRKSRLTPRQEQIVFELLQNEKIQEFKLDNILFAKEYHILSPSPEEMKGLTRKERQLKQLLFMALDQLFTSGNEAEVRYWYTEWDPTMYMPIQEMTMEEAKDSLFEEVKIGWTSRHYHLCEKMIKGQPFFEKLWELEHGESVK; from the coding sequence ATGGTCCATATTCGTGATGTCTGGGTGAATTGGTTTGAAGGTGAGGAAAACGGCTACAATGTGTGTGACTTTTTTGAGTGGAGAAGTGATGACCGCATTGAGGTGTTGGACCAGGCCTTTGTTGTCAAAGTCAACGAAGAATTATTTGACTATATCGAAAACAACATCTGTGAGTTACCAGATTCTTTATTGGATGCAGTATATCAAAAAAGCTACTTACGTAAGAACATGTCTCGAATCCAACTTGACTATTGTTTTATTGCTACGGATGGAAAAAGGATTATTGCTGTAGATACGATTGGTTACCGAACGCCTATAAGGAAAAGTCGACTAACTCCAAGGCAGGAACAAATTGTATTTGAATTATTGCAAAATGAAAAAATACAAGAGTTTAAATTAGATAACATTTTGTTTGCGAAGGAGTATCATATTTTATCTCCTAGTCCTGAGGAAATGAAAGGTCTTACTCGTAAGGAACGACAGCTAAAACAACTTCTTTTTATGGCATTAGATCAACTCTTTACTTCTGGAAATGAAGCTGAGGTTAGGTATTGGTATACGGAGTGGGACCCTACGATGTATATGCCAATTCAAGAAATGACAATGGAAGAAGCCAAAGATTCATTATTTGAAGAAGTAAAAATAGGATGGACAAGCCGTCATTACCACCTTTGTGAAAAGATGATAAAAGGGCAGCCATTTTTTGAAAAACTTTGGGAACTTGAGCATGGCGAAAGTGTCAAATAA
- a CDS encoding DUF2268 domain-containing protein: MGVIATFRWLQKYSEKTSNVSSIYERQLIQQDTLIKPLSAVFDGANLPELHRYLLEQGLVHPDVDISPLLIELEDKKVWHVVRAHYTYLKEKWSGPDTKVFIFPLEERNELMMKQLGGKMGLGFRDKVVLFLSPQANEKEIKALLTHEYHHVCRLNELNKNEEELSLLDSILIEGLAERAVEEEVGSQYLGKWSELYTEDELKQLWQSSFIRALSLKGKKRHNPYLFGDFRYRIPEWAGYSVGYDIAKKFQTKTQMPTAEMVKLASIDILTQTPYGFELN, from the coding sequence ATGGGAGTTATTGCTACATTTCGGTGGTTACAAAAGTATAGTGAAAAAACTTCAAACGTTTCTTCAATTTATGAAAGACAACTTATTCAGCAGGATACATTGATTAAACCATTGTCAGCAGTATTTGATGGAGCCAATTTACCGGAACTTCATCGCTATCTTTTAGAACAAGGGTTAGTTCATCCAGATGTTGATATTTCACCCTTGCTCATAGAGTTAGAGGATAAAAAGGTATGGCATGTTGTAAGAGCTCATTATACTTATTTGAAAGAAAAATGGTCTGGTCCTGATACAAAGGTGTTTATTTTTCCGTTGGAAGAAAGAAACGAACTAATGATGAAGCAACTCGGTGGGAAAATGGGTTTAGGTTTCAGGGATAAAGTTGTTTTATTTCTTTCGCCACAAGCTAATGAGAAAGAAATAAAAGCATTACTTACTCATGAATATCACCATGTCTGCAGATTAAATGAATTGAATAAAAATGAAGAGGAATTAAGTCTTCTTGATTCTATATTAATTGAAGGCTTGGCGGAAAGGGCAGTAGAAGAAGAGGTAGGGAGTCAGTATCTCGGTAAATGGAGTGAATTATATACCGAGGATGAACTAAAACAGTTGTGGCAAAGCAGTTTTATTCGAGCATTATCATTAAAAGGAAAGAAAAGACACAATCCTTATTTATTCGGTGATTTTCGGTACCGTATTCCGGAATGGGCAGGCTACTCAGTCGGCTATGATATCGCCAAAAAGTTTCAAACCAAAACACAAATGCCTACTGCAGAGATGGTAAAGCTTGCTTCAATAGATATTCTCACACAAACCCCATATGGCTTCGAGTTAAATTAA
- a CDS encoding GntR family transcriptional regulator encodes METKYNKVKQAIKSRILDGTYVPNQKISSEHELVKEFEVSRHTVRIAIGDLVNEGWLFREQGAGTFCADRTRTEKKSQQAPKTIAIITTYISDYIFPSIIRGAESYLSEKGYQISLYSTNNDLATEKRILENLISQQVDGVIIEPTKSAISNPNINYYFNLERLQIPYIMINAFYDELEPLCLVMNDEKGGFIQTEYLIKQGHKNIVGFFKTDDIQGVKRMKGYIKAHRTYQIPINPNFIVSYSTEEKRTKPAHELETLLVSNTDIPTALVCYNDELALFLLDVLRKKKLSVPQEVSIVGYDDSFLAEASEVKLTSIKHPKNKMGEEAAKLIVDLIENKKQTSLKEVTSYESIEYEPDLVIRQSTTEIEE; translated from the coding sequence ATGGAAACAAAATATAATAAAGTTAAGCAAGCAATTAAATCAAGAATCCTAGATGGTACATACGTTCCAAATCAAAAAATAAGTTCTGAACATGAACTTGTCAAGGAATTTGAGGTAAGTAGGCATACCGTTCGAATTGCGATTGGGGATTTAGTCAATGAAGGGTGGTTGTTTCGCGAACAAGGAGCTGGCACTTTTTGTGCGGACCGAACACGAACTGAAAAGAAAAGCCAACAAGCTCCAAAAACCATTGCAATCATAACTACTTACATTTCTGATTATATCTTTCCATCGATTATAAGGGGAGCAGAATCTTATTTAAGTGAAAAAGGTTATCAAATTAGTCTATATAGCACAAACAATGACCTAGCAACGGAAAAGCGTATTTTGGAAAATTTAATTTCTCAACAGGTGGATGGGGTCATTATTGAACCAACCAAAAGTGCAATTTCAAATCCGAATATTAATTATTATTTCAATTTAGAGCGGCTCCAGATTCCGTATATCATGATAAATGCTTTCTATGATGAATTAGAGCCGTTATGTTTAGTGATGAATGATGAAAAAGGTGGATTTATTCAAACTGAATACTTAATTAAACAAGGGCATAAAAACATAGTCGGTTTCTTTAAAACGGATGATATTCAAGGGGTTAAACGGATGAAGGGATATATCAAGGCTCATCGAACATACCAAATCCCGATAAATCCCAATTTTATTGTTAGCTATAGTACGGAAGAAAAACGAACGAAGCCAGCCCATGAATTAGAAACGTTACTAGTTTCCAACACAGACATTCCAACGGCTTTGGTTTGCTATAATGATGAACTAGCGCTCTTTCTACTTGATGTATTACGTAAGAAAAAGTTAAGCGTTCCGCAAGAAGTATCTATTGTAGGGTACGATGATTCATTTTTAGCAGAGGCTTCAGAGGTGAAATTAACATCCATCAAGCATCCCAAAAATAAAATGGGTGAAGAAGCCGCCAAGTTAATCGTAGACTTAATTGAAAATAAAAAACAAACGTCGCTTAAAGAAGTAACATCATATGAATCAATCGAATATGAGCCTGACCTGGTCATACGTCAATCTACAACAGAAATAGAAGAATAA
- a CDS encoding HAD family hydrolase — MIQINKAVFFDLDDTLYDQLSPFQKAINVHLDISEHFPFETTFMNVREYSDRLWSDYKNNRISLEQLRIERVVRAFSDIGQKVTEELALQIQKTYEEEQRKIQLHSGVLSFIEELQRKEFLVGIITNGPVNHQKKKISSLQLDRFIKNDVIFISDGVGVAKPGKEIFEIVNETIGISPKRCVYIGNSWTNDIVSSSEAGWNSIWFNDRNRRSLTKHKPFKMINKYQDVLVEEIETGIFF, encoded by the coding sequence ATGATTCAAATTAATAAAGCTGTTTTTTTTGATTTAGATGATACGTTATATGACCAATTAAGTCCTTTTCAAAAGGCGATTAATGTTCATCTGGATATAAGTGAACATTTTCCATTCGAAACAACCTTTATGAATGTTAGAGAGTACAGTGACCGTTTATGGTCCGATTATAAAAATAACCGTATCTCATTAGAACAACTAAGAATCGAAAGAGTGGTCCGTGCGTTTTCAGACATTGGTCAAAAAGTTACGGAAGAGCTGGCCCTACAAATTCAAAAAACTTATGAGGAAGAACAACGTAAAATTCAGCTCCACTCAGGAGTGCTATCATTTATTGAGGAATTGCAAAGAAAAGAATTTCTAGTGGGGATTATTACAAACGGACCAGTTAACCATCAAAAGAAAAAAATCAGCTCCCTTCAGTTAGACCGTTTTATTAAAAATGACGTAATTTTTATTTCTGATGGAGTGGGTGTTGCAAAACCGGGGAAAGAAATTTTTGAAATTGTTAATGAAACGATAGGAATCTCACCAAAACGTTGTGTGTATATAGGCAATTCTTGGACAAACGATATCGTGTCTTCTTCAGAAGCGGGATGGAATAGCATCTGGTTTAACGATAGAAATAGAAGGTCTTTAACAAAACATAAACCGTTTAAAATGATTAATAAGTATCAGGATGTACTAGTAGAGGAGATTGAAACCGGTATATTTTTTTAA
- a CDS encoding catalase, whose product MADEKKQHTNGDDTLTNRQGHPITDNQNVRTVGNRGPTTLENYDFLEKVTHFDRERVPERVVHARGAGAHGYFEAYGTVGDEPISKYTRAKLFQEKGKQTPVFVRFSTVVHGGHSPETLRDPRGFAVKFYTEDGNWDLVGNNLKIFFIRDPLKFPDMVHSFKPDPVTNVQDPERMFDFLCQTPESMHMITFLFSPWGIPANYREMQGSGVHAYKWVNEEGKGVLVKYHWEPKQGIKNLAQKDADEIQGKNFNHATQDLYEAIEKGEYPEWELYVQIMEDGEHPELDFDPLDPTKLWYKEDYPWLPVGKMVLNKNPENYFTEVEQVAFGTGVLVDGLDFSDDKLLQGRTFSYSDTQRYRVGSNYLQLPINKAKKHVATNQEGGQMDFRTDFGKHQNPHVNYEPSLIGGLKEAKNPGKEHEPFVEGKLTREKISRENNFGQAGETYRRFNEWERNELIHNLVGALSGCRPEIQTRMIENFKQCDADYGRRVEEGLKNAASGSKMDEAVHQAEEMGHASDPY is encoded by the coding sequence ATGGCAGATGAGAAAAAACAACATACAAATGGTGATGATACGCTTACGAATAGACAAGGTCATCCAATCACAGATAACCAAAATGTGAGAACGGTTGGAAATCGTGGTCCTACTACCCTTGAAAATTACGACTTCCTCGAAAAAGTAACTCACTTTGACCGAGAACGTGTTCCTGAGCGTGTCGTTCATGCCCGTGGTGCCGGTGCACATGGATATTTTGAAGCGTATGGAACAGTTGGTGATGAACCGATCTCAAAATATACTCGAGCAAAATTATTCCAAGAAAAAGGCAAACAAACTCCTGTATTCGTCCGTTTTTCAACTGTTGTTCACGGTGGACATTCTCCGGAAACATTACGCGACCCACGTGGTTTTGCTGTTAAATTTTATACTGAAGATGGCAACTGGGATTTAGTCGGCAATAACTTGAAAATTTTCTTTATCCGTGATCCTCTTAAATTCCCAGATATGGTTCACTCCTTTAAACCGGATCCTGTTACAAATGTCCAAGACCCTGAAAGAATGTTTGACTTTCTATGTCAAACACCTGAGTCTATGCATATGATTACTTTCTTATTTTCGCCATGGGGTATTCCAGCCAATTACCGTGAAATGCAAGGCTCTGGGGTGCATGCTTATAAATGGGTGAATGAAGAAGGCAAAGGAGTACTCGTAAAGTACCACTGGGAGCCAAAACAAGGCATTAAAAATCTTGCACAAAAAGACGCCGATGAGATTCAAGGAAAGAATTTTAACCATGCTACCCAAGATCTTTATGAAGCCATTGAAAAAGGTGAGTATCCTGAATGGGAGCTTTATGTACAAATCATGGAAGATGGAGAGCATCCAGAACTTGATTTTGATCCTCTTGATCCCACTAAGCTATGGTACAAAGAAGATTACCCATGGCTACCTGTTGGAAAAATGGTCTTAAACAAAAACCCTGAAAACTACTTTACCGAAGTAGAACAAGTCGCTTTTGGTACAGGCGTATTAGTGGATGGATTAGACTTTTCTGATGATAAATTATTACAAGGACGAACGTTCTCTTACTCAGATACACAACGTTACCGTGTAGGCTCAAATTATTTACAATTGCCAATCAACAAAGCGAAAAAGCATGTGGCGACAAACCAAGAAGGCGGACAAATGGATTTCCGAACAGACTTCGGAAAGCATCAAAATCCACATGTAAATTATGAGCCTTCTCTCATTGGCGGTTTAAAAGAAGCAAAAAATCCTGGCAAAGAGCATGAGCCATTTGTTGAAGGAAAGCTAACACGCGAAAAAATCTCTCGTGAAAACAACTTTGGACAAGCGGGAGAAACGTATAGAAGATTTAATGAGTGGGAGCGTAATGAGTTAATTCATAATTTAGTTGGAGCTCTTTCTGGCTGTCGACCTGAAATTCAAACTCGCATGATTGAGAATTTCAAACAATGTGATGCTGATTATGGTCGAAGAGTTGAAGAAGGCCTTAAAAACGCAGCTAGCGGTTCTAAAATGGATGAGGCTGTTCATCAAGCAGAAGAAATGGGACATGCATCAGATCCTTATTAA
- a CDS encoding MFS transporter, with amino-acid sequence MVQGSWKALIIISFSVLFSLSLWFSASVIASDLRELWNLSTSTEGWLSAAVPLGFVLGAFVSSLFGIADRLNPRKVFAVCAVFGAVFNLLLIVTNLAVVGIGLRILTGITLAGVYPTAVQLLSHWFPKKRGLAIGILIAALTVGSAFPHIILAFFHSFHWQVIIMISSLLALLAAIIVNWLLKDAPDTSKKTPFSFKLLHKVVRNKPVMLANVGYFGHMWELYAMWTWLPLFLVTSFTMNNPDVSFAFISFSAFLSIGVAGGIGCVLGGFISDKMGRAYLTTASMAVSGLCAIVIGFTFGQYIWITLFVSLLWGVSVIADSAQFSAAVSEFAEVEYVGTALTFQMCIGFLITILSINLIPYFQQLIGWEWVFSLLAIGPILGIVSMVKYKQYEQGN; translated from the coding sequence ATGGTGCAAGGGTCGTGGAAAGCTTTAATAATCATAAGTTTTTCTGTTTTATTTTCATTAAGTTTGTGGTTTAGTGCATCTGTTATTGCTTCGGATTTACGAGAATTATGGAACCTAAGCACGAGTACAGAAGGTTGGTTATCAGCCGCGGTACCGCTTGGATTTGTCCTCGGTGCATTCGTCAGCTCACTGTTTGGGATAGCAGACCGCTTAAATCCACGTAAAGTTTTTGCAGTTTGTGCGGTGTTTGGTGCAGTTTTTAATTTATTATTAATAGTTACTAATCTTGCTGTCGTTGGAATCGGATTGCGTATTTTAACAGGGATTACGTTAGCTGGGGTTTATCCAACAGCGGTTCAGCTTTTATCGCATTGGTTTCCGAAAAAACGCGGACTTGCGATTGGTATTTTAATCGCAGCTTTAACAGTAGGGTCAGCTTTCCCACATATCATATTAGCTTTCTTTCATTCGTTCCATTGGCAAGTAATTATTATGATAAGTTCTTTATTGGCACTTCTTGCAGCTATCATTGTGAACTGGCTACTAAAAGATGCGCCAGACACTTCGAAGAAAACGCCTTTTTCATTCAAGCTACTACATAAGGTGGTTAGAAATAAACCAGTGATGCTTGCGAATGTCGGTTATTTTGGACATATGTGGGAGTTATATGCGATGTGGACGTGGCTACCACTTTTTTTAGTAACTAGTTTTACGATGAATAATCCTGATGTTTCTTTTGCGTTCATCTCTTTTTCTGCCTTTCTTTCAATAGGAGTCGCTGGGGGAATCGGGTGTGTACTAGGAGGTTTTATCTCAGACAAGATGGGAAGAGCCTACCTAACCACAGCTTCGATGGCAGTTAGTGGTCTTTGTGCAATCGTAATAGGATTTACGTTTGGGCAATACATTTGGATTACACTTTTTGTTTCTTTACTATGGGGGGTGTCTGTTATTGCTGATTCTGCACAGTTTTCTGCGGCTGTTTCAGAATTTGCAGAAGTCGAGTATGTAGGCACTGCGCTTACATTTCAAATGTGCATCGGCTTTCTGATTACTATTCTTTCAATTAATCTAATTCCCTATTTCCAACAATTGATTGGATGGGAATGGGTCTTCTCCTTACTAGCGATAGGTCCTATTCTTGGGATTGTATCCATGGTTAAATATAAACAATATGAGCAAGGAAACTAG
- a CDS encoding RNA polymerase sigma factor has translation MIRTQIEYICNTYYDDVHNFLIYYTGTTEVEDIVQEVFLKIIKNIDQFEARSNPKTWIISIARHTAIDHLRKNKRNNLPETLLAFIISKEKTPEQRFIDDERLFELYQYTNLLKQSYRDVLILRGIRELSVQETAEVLGWSETKVKYTLHRAVSKIKRIYQMKENKGGLDFEKEYK, from the coding sequence ATGATAAGGACACAGATAGAATATATTTGCAATACATACTATGACGATGTTCATAACTTCTTAATTTATTATACAGGAACAACCGAAGTGGAGGATATTGTACAAGAGGTATTCTTAAAGATCATAAAAAATATCGACCAATTTGAGGCACGTTCAAATCCGAAAACTTGGATAATTTCGATTGCTAGACATACTGCCATTGACCACTTAAGGAAAAACAAACGTAACAATCTACCAGAGACTTTATTAGCATTTATAATATCAAAGGAAAAAACACCCGAACAACGGTTTATTGATGATGAAAGATTGTTCGAACTTTATCAATATACAAATCTATTAAAGCAAAGTTACCGTGATGTTCTCATTCTTAGAGGAATTAGAGAACTTTCTGTCCAAGAAACAGCTGAAGTGTTAGGTTGGTCAGAAACTAAAGTGAAATACACTTTACACCGAGCGGTTTCAAAAATAAAAAGAATATATCAAATGAAAGAAAATAAAGGAGGGTTAGATTTTGAAAAAGAATATAAATAA